One window of the Tetragenococcus koreensis genome contains the following:
- a CDS encoding S41 family peptidase, producing the protein MKNKKISFGKYIVSLVLVALISGGLVYWVTSSEFFQASSFSRNDLYKVHALYDDIQENYYEDVDDDQLIEGALEGMTDALGDPYTSYLGEKEAEEFNDSLSGDFEGIGATLTLIDDLPEVSEAPVKDSPAEKAGLRANDKILEVDGEKTQGKDLSSVVQTIRGKKGSTVKLAVEREDETFEVDIKRDTIPLKSLKYELDEDHQAIGSIEIASFNENTAQELRDAIKDLREQGAESFVIDLRQNPGGYLDQVEEMASMFLKDGKTIVQFGTDDEITGESKASEKLDGGFKVKEPTTVLVDKDSASASEIFAAALKESADVPIVGTHTFGKGTVQSVSDFSDNSEVKMTVQKWLTPKGEWINEKGVEPTTEVDLPDYAYLPPLPKDEELEKGDQSDDSKNLNKFLQALEYETKGDQFNDETEQAVKDFQENNEIEPTGSLNEETSSAIEQAVVEKVQESDPMYQKAIEELTK; encoded by the coding sequence ATGAAAAATAAAAAGATATCGTTTGGTAAATACATTGTTTCTTTAGTCCTCGTGGCGCTTATATCAGGTGGATTGGTTTATTGGGTTACATCCAGTGAGTTTTTCCAAGCTTCTTCATTTTCACGAAATGATTTATATAAGGTTCATGCTTTATATGACGATATTCAGGAAAATTATTATGAAGATGTGGACGACGATCAGCTGATTGAAGGGGCACTTGAAGGAATGACAGATGCCTTAGGCGATCCTTATACTTCGTATCTAGGCGAAAAAGAAGCTGAAGAGTTTAATGATTCGCTATCCGGCGATTTTGAAGGCATTGGCGCAACCTTAACCCTCATAGATGATCTGCCAGAGGTTTCTGAAGCACCCGTAAAAGATAGCCCGGCTGAAAAAGCTGGTTTACGGGCAAACGACAAAATATTAGAAGTTGATGGTGAAAAAACGCAAGGTAAAGATCTTAGTTCTGTAGTGCAAACGATTCGTGGGAAAAAAGGGTCAACCGTAAAATTAGCCGTTGAACGTGAAGATGAAACCTTTGAGGTAGATATTAAACGTGATACAATTCCGCTTAAATCCTTAAAATATGAGCTTGATGAAGATCATCAAGCTATAGGAAGTATCGAAATTGCTAGCTTTAACGAGAATACAGCGCAGGAATTAAGAGATGCGATTAAAGATTTACGTGAACAAGGTGCTGAATCTTTTGTTATCGATTTACGTCAAAATCCTGGGGGCTATCTAGATCAAGTAGAAGAAATGGCCAGCATGTTCTTAAAAGATGGTAAAACAATTGTTCAGTTTGGAACAGATGATGAAATTACTGGTGAAAGTAAGGCTTCTGAAAAATTAGATGGTGGCTTTAAAGTAAAAGAACCTACAACAGTGTTGGTGGATAAAGATAGTGCTTCTGCTTCAGAGATTTTTGCGGCTGCTTTAAAAGAGTCGGCGGATGTACCAATTGTTGGAACCCATACTTTTGGTAAGGGTACTGTCCAAAGCGTCAGTGATTTTTCCGATAATAGTGAAGTGAAAATGACTGTACAAAAATGGCTGACTCCCAAAGGGGAATGGATCAATGAAAAGGGTGTGGAACCCACGACTGAAGTTGATCTACCTGATTATGCCTATTTGCCTCCATTGCCTAAAGATGAAGAGTTAGAAAAAGGCGATCAATCGGATGACAGTAAGAACTTAAATAAATTCCTGCAAGCTTTGGAATACGAAACAAAGGGTGATCAGTTTAACGATGAAACCGAGCAAGCGGTGAAAGATTTCCAAGAAAATAATGAGATCGAACCGACCGGTAGCCTAAATGAAGAAACCAGCTCAGCTATTGAACAAGCAGTCGTTGAAAAAGTTCAGGAATCTGACCCAATGTATCAAAAAGCAATTGAAGAATTAACAAAATGA
- a CDS encoding YozE family protein, with the protein MKRSFYHYLMTLRGPNSSDEEQVFANNATKDIQFPKHSDSYEEISDYLEMNVDYLNNMDIFDQTWQKYLENNR; encoded by the coding sequence ATGAAGCGTAGTTTCTACCATTATTTGATGACGTTAAGGGGACCGAATTCTTCTGATGAAGAACAGGTATTTGCCAATAATGCGACCAAAGATATTCAGTTTCCTAAACATAGCGATAGTTACGAAGAAATTTCTGATTACTTGGAAATGAATGTTGATTACTTAAATAATATGGATATTTTTGATCAAACTTGGCAAAAGTATTTAGAAAATAACCGGTAA
- the msrA gene encoding peptide-methionine (S)-S-oxide reductase MsrA, producing MKQRAIFAGGCFWCMVQPFDEQPGIYSVVSGYTGGHVENPTYEQVTTGTTGHTEAVEIIFDPEVVSYKDLVELYWRQTDPTDAFGQFQDRGDNYRPVIYYLNEEQKEIAEQSRQALQESGRFDQPIVTQIEPAQTFYPAEMYHQDFYKKNPSNFARNHAKRAAFIKENWDK from the coding sequence ATGAAACAAAGAGCAATTTTTGCGGGCGGCTGTTTTTGGTGTATGGTGCAACCTTTTGACGAACAGCCTGGGATTTATTCAGTCGTGTCTGGTTATACAGGAGGACACGTTGAAAATCCAACTTATGAACAAGTGACTACTGGAACAACTGGACATACAGAAGCTGTTGAGATAATTTTTGATCCAGAAGTGGTTTCTTATAAAGATTTAGTAGAACTTTATTGGCGACAAACAGACCCTACGGATGCTTTTGGTCAATTTCAAGACCGGGGAGATAATTATCGTCCAGTCATTTATTATTTAAATGAAGAACAAAAAGAAATTGCCGAACAAAGTCGTCAAGCTTTACAAGAAAGTGGACGTTTTGACCAACCCATTGTTACTCAAATCGAACCGGCGCAAACTTTTTATCCGGCAGAAATGTACCATCAAGATTTTTATAAGAAAAACCCTAGTAATTTTGCTAGAAACCACGCTAAAAGAGCTGCTTTTATAAAGGAGAACTGGGATAAATGA
- a CDS encoding YpmS family protein, translating to MKEQKQKHKKTEKEKSFAVKNKWKVAFLALLGIIVGLVGFFFLRATQQREVIQYDTQPIVQREGEPVLSINSDKEQINALIDFYLQNYQKDSDVEYHFQLENQAMLTGDFKVLGAPITFYLYFDPYVTDDGNVQLQADSLSIGTLDLPVKQVMKMIEKSFKFPKWIEFNPDEETVLVRLDQFRMENGLFVKAEKINLVDDDIQVSLYLPQDKEK from the coding sequence GTGAAAGAGCAAAAACAAAAGCATAAAAAAACAGAAAAAGAAAAATCTTTTGCTGTGAAAAATAAATGGAAAGTTGCTTTTCTTGCGCTATTAGGAATTATTGTAGGTTTGGTTGGCTTTTTTTTCTTACGTGCTACGCAACAAAGAGAAGTTATTCAATATGATACACAGCCAATTGTCCAGCGAGAAGGAGAACCCGTTTTATCGATTAACAGCGATAAAGAACAGATTAATGCACTGATTGATTTTTATTTACAAAATTACCAGAAGGATTCTGATGTAGAATATCATTTCCAATTGGAAAACCAGGCGATGCTGACCGGTGATTTTAAAGTTTTAGGCGCGCCAATTACTTTTTATTTATATTTTGATCCCTATGTTACAGACGATGGCAATGTGCAACTACAAGCAGATAGTCTATCAATAGGGACTTTAGATCTTCCTGTAAAACAGGTAATGAAAATGATCGAAAAAAGTTTTAAATTTCCTAAATGGATTGAATTTAATCCAGATGAAGAGACTGTGTTAGTCCGACTTGATCAGTTTCGCATGGAAAATGGTTTATTTGTAAAGGCAGAAAAAATCAATTTGGTTGATGATGACATCCAAGTAAGTTTATACTTACCTCAGGACAAGGAAAAATAG
- a CDS encoding SGNH/GDSL hydrolase family protein: MKGKKFFIPFFSVVVIAFLTFIILQLSLPKAQPKLAATNVTKSETKERIHYTAVGDSLTEGVGDATQNGGFVSLVADSLQEGYSLSSVEVDNYGVAGERSDQILQRIKEDDQTQSDIASSDVITLTAGGNDIMKVIKKNIFGLTVDSFERPLEKYQENLTEIMNEIRSLNENATIYMLGVYNPFYVNFPEIEDMQTIIENWDEGTQEIIGKEDNAYFVPINEVISKGTENEAAINTDEETSSSAEQKENNLDSVKNKALYEEDNFHPNTIGYQLITQEVMKRIDATKSDWLTEENAS; the protein is encoded by the coding sequence ATGAAGGGTAAAAAGTTTTTTATTCCATTTTTTAGTGTGGTAGTCATTGCTTTTTTGACTTTTATCATTCTTCAATTAAGCCTGCCTAAAGCACAGCCTAAGTTAGCGGCTACTAATGTTACTAAAAGTGAAACCAAGGAGCGGATTCACTACACCGCTGTCGGTGATTCTTTGACAGAAGGTGTAGGTGATGCAACTCAAAATGGTGGTTTTGTCTCACTTGTGGCTGATTCTTTGCAAGAGGGTTATTCTCTTAGCAGTGTTGAGGTAGACAACTACGGTGTTGCGGGCGAGCGTAGCGATCAAATTTTGCAGCGTATCAAAGAAGATGATCAAACGCAATCAGATATTGCTTCTTCAGATGTTATTACGTTAACAGCGGGAGGGAATGATATTATGAAAGTCATTAAAAAGAATATTTTTGGTCTAACCGTTGATTCGTTTGAGCGTCCATTAGAAAAGTACCAAGAAAATCTTACTGAAATAATGAATGAAATCCGTTCCTTAAATGAAAATGCCACAATTTATATGCTGGGCGTGTATAATCCTTTTTATGTTAATTTTCCAGAAATTGAAGATATGCAAACCATTATAGAAAATTGGGATGAAGGGACGCAAGAGATTATTGGAAAAGAGGATAATGCTTATTTTGTACCAATTAATGAAGTAATTTCTAAAGGTACTGAAAATGAAGCAGCTATAAACACCGATGAAGAAACTTCTTCCTCTGCAGAGCAGAAAGAAAACAATTTAGACTCGGTAAAAAATAAGGCACTTTATGAAGAAGATAATTTCCACCCTAATACGATTGGTTATCAATTGATTACTCAAGAAGTAATGAAAAGAATTGATGCAACCAAAAGTGATTGGCTGACAGAGGAGAACGCATCGTGA
- a CDS encoding DegV family protein — protein MAKLKIVTDSSATMKSSLRDQYDIHIIPLSVMIDGTVYTDDESLTGERFMEMMAKAKKLPKTSQPPIGEFVNLYDELGADGSEILSIHMSDTLSGTVDAARQASNITKSKVTVIDTKTTDQSLAFAVIRAAQLAQEGKTSEEVLPEIQQMLQNTKLYIGVSTLENLVKGGRISRAKGLLSSILSMRVIMEFKNGDLFPIIKGRGTKTFNKWFERLKSELKNNSTVKKIGISYAGGKEQCEKYKNELQELFPQLEIYLLHTTPIIATHTGKDAFAIMYYAEQAQ, from the coding sequence ATGGCAAAATTAAAAATAGTAACGGATTCCTCGGCAACGATGAAGTCCAGCTTAAGGGATCAATATGACATTCACATCATCCCTCTTTCTGTAATGATAGATGGAACTGTTTATACTGACGATGAAAGTCTTACTGGCGAGCGTTTTATGGAAATGATGGCAAAAGCCAAAAAATTACCTAAAACGAGCCAACCCCCTATTGGTGAGTTCGTTAATTTATATGATGAATTAGGAGCAGACGGCAGTGAAATTTTGTCGATTCATATGTCTGACACCTTAAGTGGTACTGTCGATGCAGCTAGACAAGCAAGCAATATAACTAAAAGCAAGGTGACCGTTATTGATACAAAAACAACGGATCAATCATTAGCTTTTGCAGTAATACGGGCTGCACAATTGGCACAAGAGGGAAAAACCTCAGAAGAAGTGCTTCCGGAAATTCAACAAATGCTACAAAATACGAAATTATATATTGGTGTATCAACACTTGAAAACCTTGTTAAAGGTGGTCGTATTAGTCGCGCAAAAGGTCTTTTATCTAGTATATTGAGTATGCGTGTAATCATGGAATTTAAAAACGGTGATTTATTTCCTATTATAAAAGGAAGAGGAACTAAAACCTTCAACAAATGGTTTGAACGCTTAAAAAGTGAATTGAAAAACAACTCCACTGTGAAAAAAATAGGAATATCTTATGCAGGCGGCAAAGAACAGTGTGAAAAATATAAAAATGAATTGCAAGAGTTGTTCCCACAATTAGAAATCTATTTATTGCACACGACGCCAATTATTGCAACACATACCGGAAAAGATGCATTCGCGATTATGTATTATGCAGAACAAGCTCAATAA
- a CDS encoding iron-containing alcohol dehydrogenase family protein: MNINDEVRPGGNRYVSGTDVLNDLPNYLTKFKQVAVITGDISYQVFNGFYQSELDFPIYRYDGSASYENAQKIAEQIEQADVIVGIGGGRVMDTAKLTAENLNCDVILVPTLISNCAPFTPITAVYYPNRTFRCMGFQSRAPYLTLVDWKFLLATPVDYFVAGIGDTLAKWYEITGITNTLEEDQKSAYTRLGIACAKEIAAILLEDSQDAIKSLKQQEISPAFTRVTDTIIALAGETGGFAVSYGRSAGAHAVHDGLSYLENTHDALHGKKVAYGILVQLAYTNDFDEIRAIYPFYEMIGLPTKLAQMNVSDVSEEGLAAVIKQAAAKEDTFRMIDPEVTEEQVFSAIQAVESL, encoded by the coding sequence ATGAATATTAATGATGAAGTACGTCCAGGTGGAAATCGTTATGTGAGCGGAACGGACGTATTAAATGACTTACCCAATTATTTAACGAAATTTAAACAAGTAGCTGTGATTACAGGGGATATTTCTTATCAAGTATTCAATGGCTTTTATCAAAGTGAACTTGATTTTCCCATCTATCGATATGATGGAAGCGCAAGCTATGAAAACGCTCAAAAAATCGCTGAACAAATTGAACAAGCGGATGTAATCGTTGGTATTGGTGGTGGTCGCGTGATGGATACAGCTAAATTAACTGCAGAAAATTTAAATTGTGATGTTATTTTAGTTCCAACATTAATTTCAAATTGCGCTCCGTTTACACCAATTACGGCTGTCTACTATCCTAACCGTACGTTTAGGTGTATGGGATTTCAAAGTCGCGCGCCTTATTTAACGCTCGTTGATTGGAAATTTTTACTAGCAACACCTGTAGATTATTTTGTGGCAGGTATCGGTGATACATTAGCAAAATGGTATGAAATTACTGGGATCACAAATACTTTAGAAGAAGATCAGAAGTCTGCTTACACACGTTTAGGAATCGCTTGTGCTAAAGAAATTGCCGCGATTTTATTAGAAGACTCACAAGATGCGATTAAATCATTAAAACAACAAGAAATTTCGCCTGCCTTTACGCGTGTAACGGATACAATTATTGCTTTGGCTGGTGAAACAGGTGGTTTTGCTGTAAGTTATGGTCGTTCTGCAGGAGCGCATGCGGTACATGATGGTCTTTCTTATTTGGAAAATACGCATGATGCATTACATGGCAAAAAAGTGGCTTATGGTATTTTAGTTCAGTTAGCTTACACTAACGATTTTGACGAAATCAGAGCCATCTATCCTTTCTATGAAATGATAGGCTTACCTACTAAATTAGCTCAAATGAATGTTAGCGATGTGTCAGAAGAAGGGCTAGCTGCAGTTATTAAACAGGCGGCAGCTAAAGAGGATACTTTCCGGATGATAGATCCAGAAGTGACAGAAGAGCAAGTGTTTTCCGCAATCCAAGCTGTCGAATCTTTGTAG
- the trhA gene encoding PAQR family membrane homeostasis protein TrhA has protein sequence MLVEAKKFTQKYLITNEVFNAITHGIGFGLSVAGLVILLVNGTRLGSSIHIVSYAIYGSMLILLFLTSTLFHSLIFTKAKKVFQVFDHASIYLLIAGSYTPFCLLSIGGTFGWALCSVIWLLAIAGIVYKSCTLHKKENVSKLSTLIYVLMGWACIIAFRPLIDSLGISGALLLASGGLAYTIGSIFYSLKNVRFMHVVWHLFVMLGAGFMYFSVLFFT, from the coding sequence ATGCTTGTGGAAGCTAAGAAATTTACACAAAAATATTTAATAACAAATGAAGTTTTTAATGCTATCACTCATGGAATTGGTTTTGGTTTAAGCGTTGCCGGCCTCGTCATTTTGCTAGTCAACGGAACGCGCCTAGGCTCGTCTATACATATTGTATCTTATGCAATTTATGGTTCGATGCTGATTTTACTTTTCTTAACGTCTACCTTATTTCATAGTCTGATATTTACTAAAGCAAAAAAGGTTTTCCAAGTTTTCGATCATGCTTCCATTTATTTATTGATCGCAGGCAGTTACACACCTTTTTGCTTGTTAAGCATTGGTGGGACTTTCGGCTGGGCATTATGCAGTGTGATTTGGTTATTAGCCATCGCGGGTATTGTCTATAAATCATGTACGTTGCACAAAAAAGAAAATGTCTCAAAACTTTCTACTTTAATTTATGTTTTGATGGGCTGGGCATGTATTATTGCCTTTCGTCCGCTGATCGACTCACTAGGTATTTCAGGAGCTCTGCTTTTAGCTAGTGGCGGCCTTGCTTATACCATCGGTTCCATTTTTTATAGCCTAAAAAATGTACGCTTCATGCATGTTGTCTGGCACTTATTTGTTATGCTAGGCGCTGGGTTTATGTACTTTTCAGTTTTATTTTTTACTTAA
- a CDS encoding dihydrofolate reductase, producing the protein MLAAIWAQDKNGMIGRDGQLPWRLPNDLKYFKKMTVGNILVMGRKTFEGMGARPLPDRETIVLTRDPSYTAENVQVVHSIEEVLDIANQQTKLVFIAGGSKIYQLFLPYCDYLYRTIIDEVFAGDTYMSDVDWSHWKLIEKKEGVVDEKNLYKHQFEIYEKV; encoded by the coding sequence ATGTTAGCAGCTATTTGGGCTCAAGACAAAAATGGAATGATTGGAAGAGATGGCCAGCTTCCTTGGCGCTTACCAAATGATCTGAAGTACTTTAAAAAAATGACAGTAGGAAATATCCTTGTTATGGGACGTAAAACGTTTGAAGGCATGGGGGCTCGCCCTTTGCCGGACCGTGAAACGATTGTCTTAACTAGAGATCCTTCTTATACAGCTGAAAATGTACAAGTGGTGCATTCAATTGAAGAAGTACTTGATATAGCGAATCAGCAAACAAAGCTAGTTTTTATCGCTGGAGGATCAAAAATTTATCAACTGTTTTTACCTTATTGTGACTATTTATATCGCACGATAATCGATGAAGTTTTTGCCGGTGATACGTATATGTCAGACGTTGATTGGTCACACTGGAAATTAATAGAAAAAAAAGAGGGCGTTGTAGATGAAAAAAATCTCTACAAACACCAATTTGAGATTTATGAGAAAGTATAA
- a CDS encoding thymidylate synthase, producing MEQAYLDLGRKILDEGNQKKDRTGVGTKSIFGYQMRFDLSEGFPLLTTKRVPFGLIKSELLWFLKGDTNIRFLLEHNNHIWDEWAFAHYVQSEDYHGPDMADFGRRALVDEDFNKAYKKEANKFCEKILNDDEFAKKYGDLGKVYGYQWRHWETTDGSFIDQIKNVIELIKTNPDSRRMIVTAWNPEDVPSMALPPCHAMFQFYVNNNKLSCQLYQRSGDVFLGVPFNIASYALLTHLIAHETGLDVGEFVHTLGDAHLYNNHFEQMKEQLSRDVRMAPTLKLNQEKNSVFDFDMEDIQLEDYAPHSAIKAPIAV from the coding sequence ATGGAGCAAGCTTATCTAGATTTAGGTCGGAAAATCTTAGATGAAGGCAATCAAAAAAAAGACCGTACAGGTGTGGGAACCAAAAGTATTTTTGGTTATCAAATGCGCTTTGATTTGAGTGAAGGCTTTCCACTATTGACTACTAAGCGGGTGCCTTTTGGTTTGATTAAAAGCGAATTACTGTGGTTCTTAAAAGGGGACACTAATATTCGTTTTCTGCTTGAGCATAATAATCATATTTGGGATGAATGGGCATTCGCGCATTATGTACAAAGTGAAGATTATCATGGTCCTGATATGGCTGATTTCGGTCGTCGTGCTTTGGTAGATGAAGATTTTAATAAGGCTTATAAAAAGGAAGCTAACAAATTTTGCGAAAAGATTTTAAACGACGATGAGTTTGCCAAAAAGTATGGGGACTTGGGAAAAGTTTATGGTTACCAATGGCGTCATTGGGAAACGACCGATGGCAGTTTTATCGACCAGATTAAAAATGTAATTGAATTAATTAAAACAAATCCTGATTCACGCCGCATGATTGTCACTGCTTGGAACCCTGAAGATGTGCCCAGCATGGCTTTACCGCCGTGTCACGCTATGTTTCAGTTTTATGTCAATAACAATAAGTTGAGTTGTCAGCTTTATCAAAGAAGCGGCGATGTATTTTTAGGTGTCCCCTTTAATATTGCTAGCTATGCGTTATTGACCCATTTAATTGCGCATGAGACTGGTTTAGATGTAGGCGAATTTGTTCATACATTAGGCGATGCACATTTGTATAATAACCATTTTGAGCAAATGAAAGAACAACTATCTCGTGATGTACGGATGGCGCCAACATTGAAGTTAAATCAAGAAAAAAATTCAGTATTTGATTTTGATATGGAAGATATTCAATTGGAAGATTACGCACCGCACTCAGCGATCAAAGCACCCATCGCAGTATGA
- a CDS encoding ABC-F family ATP-binding cassette domain-containing protein, whose translation MKELKVSDLSKTYGDKVLFDQISFIIHEHDRIGLIGVNGTGKTSLLSILAGLETDDGDKQHVYYPSDYRIGYLLQDTILDPKQNVLEVVFQGENEQVRVVKQYEQALLELENDSQSTKAQNRYAAAQEAMNEKDAWNTDTNAKIILQKLGISTLDKKVETLSGGQQKRVGLAQVLIDEPDLLLLDEPTNHLDYDAIEWLEDYLSRYRGSVLMVTHDRYFLDHVTNRIFELSFGKLYEYQGNYETYVAEKAERQRIEAEQENKRKQLYKQELAWMRAGAKARSTKQQARINRFEDLKENLHQVQTDEQVELDFATKRLGKKVLEIKDGSYQVNQQTILDHFNLLIQSKERLGITGENGAGKSTLLNILAERLPLDSGELIVGETVRIAYYTQQNEAMDEDKRIISYLQEAAEEATQRDGTTTSVAEMLEQFLFPRFMHGTKIGKLSGGERRRLYLLKLLIGQPNVLLLDEPTNDLDIDTLTILEGYLQTFSGAVITVSHDRYFLDKVAEKLLIFNGNGSIDSYIGSIDDYRQEKAATKTQSKLKPVEPKTAEKPQTKKKLTYAEQQEWKTIEDVIDSLETSIAQLKEEMNQQSNSYTKLQELQQEVDQKEEELSDKMERWEYLSEYT comes from the coding sequence GTGAAAGAATTAAAAGTTAGCGATCTTTCAAAAACGTACGGTGATAAAGTACTTTTTGATCAAATTTCATTTATTATCCATGAACATGATCGAATTGGGTTAATCGGTGTTAATGGTACCGGAAAGACAAGCTTGTTATCGATACTAGCGGGTTTGGAAACAGATGATGGAGATAAGCAGCATGTTTATTATCCTAGTGATTATCGTATCGGCTATTTATTACAAGATACCATTTTAGATCCTAAACAAAATGTACTAGAAGTAGTTTTTCAAGGGGAAAATGAGCAAGTGCGTGTGGTAAAACAGTATGAGCAAGCTTTGCTTGAATTAGAAAATGATAGTCAATCAACAAAAGCACAGAATAGATACGCTGCGGCACAAGAAGCGATGAATGAAAAAGATGCTTGGAATACCGACACAAATGCTAAAATCATTTTACAAAAATTAGGTATTTCAACTTTAGACAAAAAGGTTGAAACTTTATCAGGTGGACAGCAAAAACGTGTGGGCTTAGCGCAGGTATTAATTGACGAGCCAGACTTACTTTTGCTCGATGAGCCCACTAACCACTTGGATTATGATGCAATTGAATGGTTAGAAGATTATTTATCTCGCTATCGAGGGTCTGTCTTGATGGTAACGCATGATCGTTACTTTTTAGATCATGTAACCAACCGTATTTTTGAATTGTCTTTTGGTAAACTCTATGAATATCAAGGCAATTATGAGACTTACGTAGCAGAAAAAGCAGAGCGTCAAAGAATCGAAGCAGAACAAGAAAATAAACGCAAACAATTGTATAAACAAGAATTAGCTTGGATGCGTGCAGGCGCCAAGGCGCGCAGTACTAAACAACAAGCGCGAATTAATCGTTTTGAAGATTTAAAAGAAAATCTTCATCAAGTTCAAACGGATGAACAAGTAGAGTTAGACTTTGCGACGAAACGGTTAGGCAAAAAAGTTCTAGAGATTAAAGATGGCTCTTATCAAGTAAACCAACAAACAATTCTAGACCACTTTAATTTATTGATCCAATCAAAAGAACGTTTAGGTATTACGGGCGAAAATGGTGCAGGAAAATCAACCCTGTTAAATATTTTAGCAGAGCGCTTACCATTAGATTCAGGTGAACTGATTGTTGGTGAAACAGTGCGTATTGCTTATTATACCCAACAAAATGAAGCAATGGACGAAGATAAGCGGATAATCAGTTATTTACAAGAAGCTGCCGAAGAGGCTACTCAACGTGATGGAACAACGACTAGCGTTGCAGAAATGCTTGAACAGTTCCTATTTCCTCGATTTATGCACGGAACCAAAATTGGAAAATTATCCGGTGGTGAAAGACGTCGTTTATATTTATTAAAATTATTAATTGGACAACCCAATGTTTTACTTTTGGATGAACCAACCAATGATTTAGATATCGATACTTTGACTATTTTAGAAGGTTATTTGCAAACTTTCTCGGGTGCAGTAATTACGGTTTCTCACGATCGCTATTTCTTAGATAAAGTGGCCGAGAAATTATTGATTTTTAACGGAAATGGCTCGATTGATAGTTATATAGGCTCAATCGATGATTATCGGCAAGAAAAAGCAGCTACTAAGACACAATCTAAACTAAAGCCGGTTGAACCAAAAACTGCAGAAAAACCACAAACAAAGAAAAAATTAACTTACGCGGAACAACAAGAATGGAAAACCATTGAAGATGTTATCGATTCATTAGAAACGTCGATTGCTCAGTTAAAAGAAGAAATGAATCAACAAAGCAATAGCTATACTAAACTGCAAGAACTACAGCAAGAAGTCGACCAAAAAGAAGAAGAATTATCTGATAAAATGGAACGTTGGGAATATTTAAGCGAGTACACATAA